The following are encoded together in the Xanthomonas sacchari genome:
- the nuoN gene encoding NADH-quinone oxidoreductase subunit NuoN, which yields MTTPALLPLTTVDLPPLLPELVLTAGAFFLLMLDLFISERNKAWTHIVSVAILIAVFAMLLAGVGGQGEVFQGMFVRDAAADVMKTVIVGLSALTLIYGWSYLRERKLYQGEIPVLVLFATVGMMILVSAGSLLMVYLGLELLALCSYALVASNRDNGMATEAAMKYIVLGSLASGLLLYGMSLIYGATGTLSLSGIHEAIGNGREHMLLLTGTVFMIAGVAFKLGAAPFHMWLPDVYQGAPAPIALFISSASKLAAFGMAYRLLEVGVGPLAAQWHWVIGGLAALSLVVGNLMAVAQSNLKRMLAYSTVSHIGFLLLGVAGGGERGYAAALFYAICYAVMSTASFGAIIALSRKGFEAENIDDFKGLNARNPWMALLVLCIMASLAGVPPFLGFWAKLAVLGAVVAVPDQNLWWTGLAVLSVLCAVIGAFYYLRVIKVMYFDEPVGTPLPANDDRVLGVALGVNALGLLAFGLAWSPLMAWCQRAFAHLA from the coding sequence ATGACCACCCCTGCGCTGCTGCCTCTGACCACCGTCGACCTGCCGCCCCTGCTGCCCGAGCTGGTGCTGACCGCCGGTGCCTTCTTCCTGCTGATGCTCGATCTGTTCATCAGCGAGCGCAACAAGGCCTGGACCCACATCGTGTCGGTGGCGATCCTGATCGCGGTGTTCGCGATGCTGCTGGCCGGCGTGGGCGGGCAGGGCGAGGTGTTCCAGGGCATGTTCGTGCGCGACGCCGCCGCCGACGTGATGAAGACGGTGATCGTCGGCCTCAGCGCGCTGACCCTGATCTACGGCTGGAGCTACCTGCGCGAGCGCAAGCTGTACCAGGGCGAGATCCCGGTGCTGGTGCTGTTCGCCACGGTCGGCATGATGATCCTGGTCTCGGCCGGCAGCCTGCTGATGGTCTATCTGGGCCTGGAACTGCTGGCGCTGTGCTCCTACGCGCTGGTGGCCTCCAACCGCGACAACGGCATGGCCACCGAAGCGGCGATGAAGTACATCGTGCTCGGTTCGCTGGCTTCCGGCCTGCTGCTGTACGGCATGTCGCTGATCTACGGCGCCACCGGCACACTGAGCCTGAGCGGCATCCACGAGGCGATCGGCAACGGCCGCGAGCACATGCTGCTGCTGACCGGCACCGTGTTCATGATCGCCGGCGTCGCCTTCAAGCTCGGCGCCGCGCCGTTCCACATGTGGCTGCCGGACGTCTACCAGGGTGCCCCGGCGCCGATCGCGCTGTTCATCAGCTCGGCCTCCAAGCTGGCCGCGTTCGGCATGGCCTACCGCCTGCTGGAAGTGGGCGTGGGTCCGCTGGCGGCGCAGTGGCACTGGGTGATCGGCGGCCTGGCGGCGCTGTCGCTGGTGGTCGGCAACCTGATGGCGGTGGCGCAGAGCAACCTCAAGCGCATGCTGGCGTACTCGACGGTCTCGCACATCGGCTTCCTGCTGCTCGGCGTGGCCGGCGGCGGCGAGCGCGGCTATGCGGCGGCGCTGTTCTATGCGATCTGCTACGCGGTGATGTCCACCGCCTCGTTCGGCGCGATCATCGCGCTGTCGCGCAAGGGCTTCGAGGCCGAGAACATCGACGACTTCAAGGGCCTGAACGCGCGCAACCCGTGGATGGCGCTGCTGGTGCTGTGCATCATGGCGTCGTTGGCCGGTGTGCCGCCGTTCCTGGGCTTCTGGGCCAAGCTGGCTGTGCTGGGCGCGGTGGTCGCGGTGCCGGATCAGAACCTGTGGTGGACCGGCCTGGCCGTGCTGTCGGTGCTGTGCGCGGTGATCGGCGCGTTCTACTACCTGCGCGTGATCAAGGTGATGTATTTCGACGAGCCGGTCGGTACGCCGCTGCCGGCCAACGACGACCGCGTGCTGGGTGTGGCGCTGGGCGTAAA